A genome region from Carya illinoinensis cultivar Pawnee chromosome 2, C.illinoinensisPawnee_v1, whole genome shotgun sequence includes the following:
- the LOC122300707 gene encoding TNF receptor-associated factor homolog 1b-like isoform X3 → MAGTANEESGVGRSVEGISSGQPQRCQSGEALAEWRSSEQVENGTPSTSPPYWDTDDDDDGGPKPSELYGKYTWKIEKFSQINKRELRSNQFEVGGYKWYILIYPQGCDVCNHLSLFLCVANHDKLLPGWSHFAQFTIAVVNKDPKKSKYSDTLHRFWKKEHDWGWKKFMELSKVSDGFIDADTLIIKAQVQVIREKADRPFRCLDCQYRRELVRVYLTNVEQICRRFVEERRSKLGKLIDDKARWSSFRAFWLGIDQNARRHMSRERTDLILKVVVKHFFIEKEVTSTLVMDSLYSGLKALEGQTLSKKGRLEAEEIPAPIVCVEKDTFVLADDVLALLERAAMDLLPPKDDKGPQNRTKDGNSGEDFNKDSIERDERRLTELGCRTVEIFVLAHIFSNKIEVAYQEAVSLKRQEELIREEEAAWLAESEQKAKRGATEKEKKSKKSKAKQKRNNRRGKEKDREERPGVVVQDEHQHENLNDEKQDSIMEEVSPVVEKLDMLEDVSDVSDSVDGVPEVLQPDSEDRDAGPVNWDTDTFEVHPSMEATSSGISSLSIQQNGVSERKSPSVMDDSSSTCSTDSVPSVVTNGPYKGNSFPNYINQKSPGRGRNRQSKAACDGNGWANEIDNQPSAPSDDAGDQNDLSGSCKAGESDSQAVQSEKHMVKKEKKKLPPLKYCWVERDWSLLFVCNRKKLFRCRRS, encoded by the exons ATGGCCGGGACTGCAAATGAGGAGTCTGGAGTGGGAAGGTCCGTGGAGGGAATTTCAAGCGGGCAGCCGCAGCGTTGTCAATCTGGGGAAGCATTGGCGGAATGGCGGTCTTCCGAGCAGGTAGAAAATGGAACCCCATCGACTTCACCTCCTTACTGGGACActgatgacgatgatgatggAG GGCCAAAACCTTCTGAGTTATATGGAAAATATACGTGGAAGATAGAGAAATTTTCACAGATTAACAAAAGAGAACTCCGTAGTAATCAATTTGAGGTTGGCGGCTACAAATG GTACATTTTAATTTATCCCCAAGGCTGTGATGTCTGCAATcatctttctttgtttctttgtgTTGCCAATCATGACAAACTTCTTCCAG GCTGGAGCCATTTTGCACAGTTTACTATAGCTGTGGTGAATAAAGATCCAAAGAAATCAAAATATTCCG acaCTTTACATCGATTCTGGAAGAAAGAGCATGACTGGGGGTGGAAAAAATTCATGGAGCTGTCAAAAGTGTCTGACGGGTTTATTGATGCTGACACTCTAATAATAAAGGCTCAAGTCCAAGTCATAAG GGAGAAAGCAGACAGGCCCTTTCGTTGTCTGGATTGTCAGTATAGGAGAGAACTTGTTAGGGTATATTTGACAAATGTGGAGCAGATTTGCCGGCGATTTGTAGAAGAGAGAAGAAGCAAACTTGGAAAGTTAATAGATGATAAAGCTAGGTGGTCAAG TTTCCGTGCTTTCTGGTTGGGAATTGACCAAAATGCTAGGCGCCATATGTCCAGGGAGAGGACAGACTTGATTTTAAAAGTAGTTGTGAAGCATTTCTTTATTGAAAAGGAAGTCACATCTACTTTGGTGATGGATTCCTTGTATAGTGGATTAAAGGCTCTTGAAGGCCAGACTCTGAGTAAGAAAGGGAGGTTGGAGGCTGAAGAAATTCCTGCCCCCATTGTTTGTGTGGAAAAAGATACATTTGTATTGGCTGATGATGTCTTAGCATTACTTGAGAGGGCTGCCATGGATCTGTTGCCACCAAAAGATGACAAGGGTCCTCAGAATCGTACAAAG GATGGAAACTCTGGAGAGGACTTCAATAAAGATTCTATTGAGCGTGATGAGAGGCGTCTTACGGAATTGGGTTGCAGAACTGTGGAGATATTTGTCCTTGCCCATATTTTCAG CAATAAAATTGAGGTTGCCTACCAGGAAGCTGTCTCTTTGAAGAGGCAAGAGGAGCTCATCCGCGAAGAGGAAGCAGCATGGCTTGCGGAAAGTGAACAGAAGGCAAAACGTGGAGCAactgaaaaggaaaagaaatcaaagaaaagcAAG GCAAAACAAAAACGAAATAACCGAAGAGGGAAGGAAAAAGACAGGGAGGAAAGGCCTGGCGTGGTGGTACAAGACGAACATCAACATGAAAACCTCAATGATGAAAAACAAGACAGCATCATGGAGGAGGTGTCACCCGTGGTTGAAAAGCTTGATATGCTAGAAGATGTTTCCGATGTGTCTGATTCAGTAGATGGTGTTCCTGAAGTTCTTCAGCCTGACTCAGAAGACCGGGATGCTGGTCCTGTCAATTGGGATACTGACACATTTGAAGTTCATCCCTCAATGGAAGCCACTAGTAGTGGAATTAGTTCTCTATCAattcaacaaaatggtgtttctGAAAGAAAGAGCCCTTCAGTAATGGATGATAGTTCTTCAACGTGTTCTACAGACTCTGTACCATCAGTGGTAACGAATGGGCCCTATAAGGGGAACTCTTTCCCAAACTATATAAACCAAAAATCACCTGGAAG GGGAAGGAACCGGCAAAGTAAAGCTGCCTGTGATGGAAATGGTTGGGCAAATGAGATAGATAATCAGCCTTCTGCCCCTTCAGATGATGCAGGGGATCAAAATGATTTATCTGGTAGTTGTAAAGCTGGTGAATCTGACTCTCAGGCTGTTCAGTCCGAGAAGCATATGGTTAAGAAG gaaaaaaaaaaacttccgcCTTTAAAATATTGTTGGGTTGAACGTGACTGGAGTTTACTTTTTGTATGCAATAGGAAGAAGTTGTTTCGCTGCAGAAGAAGCTAA
- the LOC122300707 gene encoding TNF receptor-associated factor homolog 1a-like isoform X1, producing MAGTANEESGVGRSVEGISSGQPQRCQSGEALAEWRSSEQVENGTPSTSPPYWDTDDDDDGGPKPSELYGKYTWKIEKFSQINKRELRSNQFEVGGYKWYILIYPQGCDVCNHLSLFLCVANHDKLLPGWSHFAQFTIAVVNKDPKKSKYSDTLHRFWKKEHDWGWKKFMELSKVSDGFIDADTLIIKAQVQVIREKADRPFRCLDCQYRRELVRVYLTNVEQICRRFVEERRSKLGKLIDDKARWSSFRAFWLGIDQNARRHMSRERTDLILKVVVKHFFIEKEVTSTLVMDSLYSGLKALEGQTLSKKGRLEAEEIPAPIVCVEKDTFVLADDVLALLERAAMDLLPPKDDKGPQNRTKDGNSGEDFNKDSIERDERRLTELGCRTVEIFVLAHIFSNKIEVAYQEAVSLKRQEELIREEEAAWLAESEQKAKRGATEKEKKSKKSKAKQKRNNRRGKEKDREERPGVVVQDEHQHENLNDEKQDSIMEEVSPVVEKLDMLEDVSDVSDSVDGVPEVLQPDSEDRDAGPVNWDTDTFEVHPSMEATSSGISSLSIQQNGVSERKSPSVMDDSSSTCSTDSVPSVVTNGPYKGNSFPNYINQKSPGRGRNRQSKAACDGNGWANEIDNQPSAPSDDAGDQNDLSGSCKAGESDSQAVQSEKHMVKKEEVVSLQKKLSTKEQTDVERASKDRTSAIPSSPRSPPRNSASTIRSKNSIVVDSVLIGKASSNDTQHAQLIPASQITVMSKPGIQKAASVKPTEKAMAQQVPVMSRPSSAPLIPGPRPIAPAVSRIQTAPPLARSMSATGRLGPEPLPATHGYVPQSYRNAIVGNAVASGSCGFAHPNSQSSGMNQSSAFSQSATSVSAPMFLPQSPERVDPTMVKSGLPYGMVMRDVLQTGAHWMESSQREASRNMHYDHTYLLNDVQNLSLYKPAYNGSQGQLSNQFPACTSGQQSQGVLADEFPHLDIINDLLDDELSIGKAGSTVYESLSNGPQLLNRQFSFPGDTSISGDVSSSYSSCRFERSRSYHNDGFPQRLHSSGSHYESMRDFIPQGNASPYVNGQVDGLVLNQWQVAGSDLSLLGMRNTEGDGYPCYNPDYSNVACGVNGYRVFRPSNGH from the exons ATGGCCGGGACTGCAAATGAGGAGTCTGGAGTGGGAAGGTCCGTGGAGGGAATTTCAAGCGGGCAGCCGCAGCGTTGTCAATCTGGGGAAGCATTGGCGGAATGGCGGTCTTCCGAGCAGGTAGAAAATGGAACCCCATCGACTTCACCTCCTTACTGGGACActgatgacgatgatgatggAG GGCCAAAACCTTCTGAGTTATATGGAAAATATACGTGGAAGATAGAGAAATTTTCACAGATTAACAAAAGAGAACTCCGTAGTAATCAATTTGAGGTTGGCGGCTACAAATG GTACATTTTAATTTATCCCCAAGGCTGTGATGTCTGCAATcatctttctttgtttctttgtgTTGCCAATCATGACAAACTTCTTCCAG GCTGGAGCCATTTTGCACAGTTTACTATAGCTGTGGTGAATAAAGATCCAAAGAAATCAAAATATTCCG acaCTTTACATCGATTCTGGAAGAAAGAGCATGACTGGGGGTGGAAAAAATTCATGGAGCTGTCAAAAGTGTCTGACGGGTTTATTGATGCTGACACTCTAATAATAAAGGCTCAAGTCCAAGTCATAAG GGAGAAAGCAGACAGGCCCTTTCGTTGTCTGGATTGTCAGTATAGGAGAGAACTTGTTAGGGTATATTTGACAAATGTGGAGCAGATTTGCCGGCGATTTGTAGAAGAGAGAAGAAGCAAACTTGGAAAGTTAATAGATGATAAAGCTAGGTGGTCAAG TTTCCGTGCTTTCTGGTTGGGAATTGACCAAAATGCTAGGCGCCATATGTCCAGGGAGAGGACAGACTTGATTTTAAAAGTAGTTGTGAAGCATTTCTTTATTGAAAAGGAAGTCACATCTACTTTGGTGATGGATTCCTTGTATAGTGGATTAAAGGCTCTTGAAGGCCAGACTCTGAGTAAGAAAGGGAGGTTGGAGGCTGAAGAAATTCCTGCCCCCATTGTTTGTGTGGAAAAAGATACATTTGTATTGGCTGATGATGTCTTAGCATTACTTGAGAGGGCTGCCATGGATCTGTTGCCACCAAAAGATGACAAGGGTCCTCAGAATCGTACAAAG GATGGAAACTCTGGAGAGGACTTCAATAAAGATTCTATTGAGCGTGATGAGAGGCGTCTTACGGAATTGGGTTGCAGAACTGTGGAGATATTTGTCCTTGCCCATATTTTCAG CAATAAAATTGAGGTTGCCTACCAGGAAGCTGTCTCTTTGAAGAGGCAAGAGGAGCTCATCCGCGAAGAGGAAGCAGCATGGCTTGCGGAAAGTGAACAGAAGGCAAAACGTGGAGCAactgaaaaggaaaagaaatcaaagaaaagcAAG GCAAAACAAAAACGAAATAACCGAAGAGGGAAGGAAAAAGACAGGGAGGAAAGGCCTGGCGTGGTGGTACAAGACGAACATCAACATGAAAACCTCAATGATGAAAAACAAGACAGCATCATGGAGGAGGTGTCACCCGTGGTTGAAAAGCTTGATATGCTAGAAGATGTTTCCGATGTGTCTGATTCAGTAGATGGTGTTCCTGAAGTTCTTCAGCCTGACTCAGAAGACCGGGATGCTGGTCCTGTCAATTGGGATACTGACACATTTGAAGTTCATCCCTCAATGGAAGCCACTAGTAGTGGAATTAGTTCTCTATCAattcaacaaaatggtgtttctGAAAGAAAGAGCCCTTCAGTAATGGATGATAGTTCTTCAACGTGTTCTACAGACTCTGTACCATCAGTGGTAACGAATGGGCCCTATAAGGGGAACTCTTTCCCAAACTATATAAACCAAAAATCACCTGGAAG GGGAAGGAACCGGCAAAGTAAAGCTGCCTGTGATGGAAATGGTTGGGCAAATGAGATAGATAATCAGCCTTCTGCCCCTTCAGATGATGCAGGGGATCAAAATGATTTATCTGGTAGTTGTAAAGCTGGTGAATCTGACTCTCAGGCTGTTCAGTCCGAGAAGCATATGGTTAAGAAG GAAGAAGTTGTTTCGCTGCAGAAGAAGCTAAGCACCAAAGAGCAGACTGATGTGGAAAGAGCCTCTAAAGATAGGACATCAGCAATACCATCCTCTCCGAGAAGCCCACCGAGGAATTCAGCCTCAACCATTCGATCAAAGAATAGTATTGTTGTTGATTCTGTTCTGATTGGGAAAGCTTCTTCAAATGACACTCAACATGCACAGCTGATTCCAGCCTCCCAAATTACTGTTATGTCCAAACCTGGGATCCAGAAAGCTGCAAGCGTCAAACCAACTGAAAAGGCCATGGCACAGCAAGTACCTGTGATGTCAAGGCCCTCTAGTGCTCCTCTAATTCCTGGTCCCAGGCCAATTGCTCCTGCTGTTTCCAGGATTCAAACAGCCCCACCACTTGCCCGTTCAATGAGTGCAACTGGCCGGTTAGGTCCTGAGCCCTTACCAGCAACACATGGTTATGTTCCCCAGTCCTATAGAAATGCCATTGTGGGTAACGCTGTCGCTTCAGGTTCATGTGGTTTTGCTCATCCCAACTCTCAAAGCTCAGGGATGAATCAATCCTCTGCTTTCTCACAATCAGCTACCTCGGTATCCGCACCAATGTTTTTACCCCAGAGCCCTGAGAGGGTTGATCCAACCATGGTCAAATCAGGTCTTCCCTATGGCATGGTAATGCGGGATGTTTTACAGACTGGAGCCCACTGGATGGAGTCTTCCCAAAGGGAAGCCAGCAGAAACATGCACTATGATCATACTTACCTGCTTAATGACGTTCAAAACTTGAGTTTGTACAAGCCTGCTTACAACGGATCACAGGGACAATTATCCAATCAGTTCCCAGCCTGTACATCTGGCCagcagagccagggtgtgttgGCTGATGAGTTCCCGCATCTAGATATCATTAATGATTTGCTCGATGATGAACTTAGTATTGGGAAAGCAGGGAGCACAGTTTATGAGTCTCTCAGCAATGGGCCACAGCTATTGAATAGGCAGTTCTCATTTCCTGGTGACACAAGTATATCCGGTGATGTGAGCTCCTCATATAGCTCTTGCAGGTTTGAGCGATCACGGAGTTACCATAACGATGGGTTTCCACAGCGCCTTCACTCTTCTGGCAGCCATTATGAATCGATGCGGGATTTCATTCCGCAAGGTAATGCATCACCTTATGTAAATGGGCAGGTAGATGGGTTGGTTCTAAATCAGTGGCAGGTAGCTGGTTCTGATTTATCTCTACTCGGCATGAGGAATACAGAGGGAGATGGTTACCCTTGCTATAATCCAGATTATTCAAATGTGGCATGTGGCGTCAATGGGTATAGAGTTTTCCGGCCTTCAAATGGGCATTGA
- the LOC122300707 gene encoding TNF receptor-associated factor homolog 1b-like isoform X2: MELSKVSDGFIDADTLIIKAQVQVIREKADRPFRCLDCQYRRELVRVYLTNVEQICRRFVEERRSKLGKLIDDKARWSSFRAFWLGIDQNARRHMSRERTDLILKVVVKHFFIEKEVTSTLVMDSLYSGLKALEGQTLSKKGRLEAEEIPAPIVCVEKDTFVLADDVLALLERAAMDLLPPKDDKGPQNRTKDGNSGEDFNKDSIERDERRLTELGCRTVEIFVLAHIFSNKIEVAYQEAVSLKRQEELIREEEAAWLAESEQKAKRGATEKEKKSKKSKAKQKRNNRRGKEKDREERPGVVVQDEHQHENLNDEKQDSIMEEVSPVVEKLDMLEDVSDVSDSVDGVPEVLQPDSEDRDAGPVNWDTDTFEVHPSMEATSSGISSLSIQQNGVSERKSPSVMDDSSSTCSTDSVPSVVTNGPYKGNSFPNYINQKSPGRGRNRQSKAACDGNGWANEIDNQPSAPSDDAGDQNDLSGSCKAGESDSQAVQSEKHMVKKEEVVSLQKKLSTKEQTDVERASKDRTSAIPSSPRSPPRNSASTIRSKNSIVVDSVLIGKASSNDTQHAQLIPASQITVMSKPGIQKAASVKPTEKAMAQQVPVMSRPSSAPLIPGPRPIAPAVSRIQTAPPLARSMSATGRLGPEPLPATHGYVPQSYRNAIVGNAVASGSCGFAHPNSQSSGMNQSSAFSQSATSVSAPMFLPQSPERVDPTMVKSGLPYGMVMRDVLQTGAHWMESSQREASRNMHYDHTYLLNDVQNLSLYKPAYNGSQGQLSNQFPACTSGQQSQGVLADEFPHLDIINDLLDDELSIGKAGSTVYESLSNGPQLLNRQFSFPGDTSISGDVSSSYSSCRFERSRSYHNDGFPQRLHSSGSHYESMRDFIPQGNASPYVNGQVDGLVLNQWQVAGSDLSLLGMRNTEGDGYPCYNPDYSNVACGVNGYRVFRPSNGH, translated from the exons ATGGAGCTGTCAAAAGTGTCTGACGGGTTTATTGATGCTGACACTCTAATAATAAAGGCTCAAGTCCAAGTCATAAG GGAGAAAGCAGACAGGCCCTTTCGTTGTCTGGATTGTCAGTATAGGAGAGAACTTGTTAGGGTATATTTGACAAATGTGGAGCAGATTTGCCGGCGATTTGTAGAAGAGAGAAGAAGCAAACTTGGAAAGTTAATAGATGATAAAGCTAGGTGGTCAAG TTTCCGTGCTTTCTGGTTGGGAATTGACCAAAATGCTAGGCGCCATATGTCCAGGGAGAGGACAGACTTGATTTTAAAAGTAGTTGTGAAGCATTTCTTTATTGAAAAGGAAGTCACATCTACTTTGGTGATGGATTCCTTGTATAGTGGATTAAAGGCTCTTGAAGGCCAGACTCTGAGTAAGAAAGGGAGGTTGGAGGCTGAAGAAATTCCTGCCCCCATTGTTTGTGTGGAAAAAGATACATTTGTATTGGCTGATGATGTCTTAGCATTACTTGAGAGGGCTGCCATGGATCTGTTGCCACCAAAAGATGACAAGGGTCCTCAGAATCGTACAAAG GATGGAAACTCTGGAGAGGACTTCAATAAAGATTCTATTGAGCGTGATGAGAGGCGTCTTACGGAATTGGGTTGCAGAACTGTGGAGATATTTGTCCTTGCCCATATTTTCAG CAATAAAATTGAGGTTGCCTACCAGGAAGCTGTCTCTTTGAAGAGGCAAGAGGAGCTCATCCGCGAAGAGGAAGCAGCATGGCTTGCGGAAAGTGAACAGAAGGCAAAACGTGGAGCAactgaaaaggaaaagaaatcaaagaaaagcAAG GCAAAACAAAAACGAAATAACCGAAGAGGGAAGGAAAAAGACAGGGAGGAAAGGCCTGGCGTGGTGGTACAAGACGAACATCAACATGAAAACCTCAATGATGAAAAACAAGACAGCATCATGGAGGAGGTGTCACCCGTGGTTGAAAAGCTTGATATGCTAGAAGATGTTTCCGATGTGTCTGATTCAGTAGATGGTGTTCCTGAAGTTCTTCAGCCTGACTCAGAAGACCGGGATGCTGGTCCTGTCAATTGGGATACTGACACATTTGAAGTTCATCCCTCAATGGAAGCCACTAGTAGTGGAATTAGTTCTCTATCAattcaacaaaatggtgtttctGAAAGAAAGAGCCCTTCAGTAATGGATGATAGTTCTTCAACGTGTTCTACAGACTCTGTACCATCAGTGGTAACGAATGGGCCCTATAAGGGGAACTCTTTCCCAAACTATATAAACCAAAAATCACCTGGAAG GGGAAGGAACCGGCAAAGTAAAGCTGCCTGTGATGGAAATGGTTGGGCAAATGAGATAGATAATCAGCCTTCTGCCCCTTCAGATGATGCAGGGGATCAAAATGATTTATCTGGTAGTTGTAAAGCTGGTGAATCTGACTCTCAGGCTGTTCAGTCCGAGAAGCATATGGTTAAGAAG GAAGAAGTTGTTTCGCTGCAGAAGAAGCTAAGCACCAAAGAGCAGACTGATGTGGAAAGAGCCTCTAAAGATAGGACATCAGCAATACCATCCTCTCCGAGAAGCCCACCGAGGAATTCAGCCTCAACCATTCGATCAAAGAATAGTATTGTTGTTGATTCTGTTCTGATTGGGAAAGCTTCTTCAAATGACACTCAACATGCACAGCTGATTCCAGCCTCCCAAATTACTGTTATGTCCAAACCTGGGATCCAGAAAGCTGCAAGCGTCAAACCAACTGAAAAGGCCATGGCACAGCAAGTACCTGTGATGTCAAGGCCCTCTAGTGCTCCTCTAATTCCTGGTCCCAGGCCAATTGCTCCTGCTGTTTCCAGGATTCAAACAGCCCCACCACTTGCCCGTTCAATGAGTGCAACTGGCCGGTTAGGTCCTGAGCCCTTACCAGCAACACATGGTTATGTTCCCCAGTCCTATAGAAATGCCATTGTGGGTAACGCTGTCGCTTCAGGTTCATGTGGTTTTGCTCATCCCAACTCTCAAAGCTCAGGGATGAATCAATCCTCTGCTTTCTCACAATCAGCTACCTCGGTATCCGCACCAATGTTTTTACCCCAGAGCCCTGAGAGGGTTGATCCAACCATGGTCAAATCAGGTCTTCCCTATGGCATGGTAATGCGGGATGTTTTACAGACTGGAGCCCACTGGATGGAGTCTTCCCAAAGGGAAGCCAGCAGAAACATGCACTATGATCATACTTACCTGCTTAATGACGTTCAAAACTTGAGTTTGTACAAGCCTGCTTACAACGGATCACAGGGACAATTATCCAATCAGTTCCCAGCCTGTACATCTGGCCagcagagccagggtgtgttgGCTGATGAGTTCCCGCATCTAGATATCATTAATGATTTGCTCGATGATGAACTTAGTATTGGGAAAGCAGGGAGCACAGTTTATGAGTCTCTCAGCAATGGGCCACAGCTATTGAATAGGCAGTTCTCATTTCCTGGTGACACAAGTATATCCGGTGATGTGAGCTCCTCATATAGCTCTTGCAGGTTTGAGCGATCACGGAGTTACCATAACGATGGGTTTCCACAGCGCCTTCACTCTTCTGGCAGCCATTATGAATCGATGCGGGATTTCATTCCGCAAGGTAATGCATCACCTTATGTAAATGGGCAGGTAGATGGGTTGGTTCTAAATCAGTGGCAGGTAGCTGGTTCTGATTTATCTCTACTCGGCATGAGGAATACAGAGGGAGATGGTTACCCTTGCTATAATCCAGATTATTCAAATGTGGCATGTGGCGTCAATGGGTATAGAGTTTTCCGGCCTTCAAATGGGCATTGA